One stretch of Dokdonia sp. Hel_I_53 DNA includes these proteins:
- a CDS encoding formyl transferase has product MKIIILGGAGESTKYVYNYLSKQFDIERVIIEQPVSSKKLLKGRVKKLGYFKVINQLFFQVITSKILRLISKKKIRSLKKLLDLDSSPIPKEKCFLLASINNNVALNLISQLAPEIIIVNGTRIISDRILKSCNATFINTHVGITPQYRGVHGGYWALVNNDKENCGVTIHTVDSGVDTGGVLKQGLIKVEPYDNFHTYPLKQYATGLPLLAEVISTKINKEAFNYMDRSYCNSNLYYHPSFSEYLFYRFYSGVK; this is encoded by the coding sequence ATGAAAATTATAATATTAGGTGGAGCAGGAGAAAGCACAAAATATGTTTATAATTATTTGTCAAAACAATTTGATATTGAAAGAGTAATTATTGAACAGCCCGTTTCATCCAAAAAGCTACTGAAGGGCAGGGTGAAAAAATTAGGCTATTTTAAAGTTATTAATCAACTTTTTTTTCAGGTAATTACTTCTAAAATTTTAAGGTTAATTTCTAAAAAAAAAATACGTTCATTAAAAAAATTGTTGGATCTAGATAGTTCTCCCATCCCTAAGGAGAAATGTTTTTTATTAGCTTCTATAAACAATAATGTTGCTCTTAACCTAATAAGCCAGTTAGCTCCTGAAATTATTATTGTAAATGGTACTAGAATAATTAGTGACAGAATACTTAAATCTTGTAATGCTACTTTTATAAATACGCATGTAGGTATTACACCTCAGTATCGCGGCGTCCATGGAGGATATTGGGCTCTCGTTAATAACGATAAGGAAAATTGTGGAGTTACAATCCATACAGTAGATAGTGGCGTAGATACAGGAGGCGTTCTCAAACAAGGATTGATAAAAGTTGAACCATACGATAACTTCCACACTTATCCACTAAAGCAGTATGCTACCGGTTTACCTTTACTAGCAGAAGTTATTTCCACTAAGATAAATAAAGAGGCCTTTAATTATATGGATCGTTCTTACTGTAATAGTAATCTTTATTATCATCCATCCTTTTCAGAATATTTGTTTTATCGGTTTTACAGTGGGGTTAAATAA
- a CDS encoding DegT/DnrJ/EryC1/StrS family aminotransferase, with protein sequence MVKRIYLSPPTYYFNDSFKLSKGELSYSDIYEDVNSFEKSVKEYLETDKLCLALNSGTSAIHIALILAGVTSGDYVLCQSHTFIACANAIRYQGAIPVFIDSEKVTWNIDKQYLENAVKDLNSKNISPKVLIATSLYGMPFEFDDVYAFAKDNDIKVIEDSAEALGSSYKNRKCGTLADYGILSFNYNKIITSGGGGILVCKNEEDYFRGLKIATQAKDVSEHYHHSEIGYNYRMGHLNAKIGVAQMDVLEQHIKSRRQLNIWYRDLFKNIEGVELHSEKSNSYISNHWLSVILVDPLKSGGITKENLRIALEKNNIESRPLWKPMHLQPLYNYYPYYGEDVSENLFLKGLCLPSGSLLKYEDKKRIENVIFNVFN encoded by the coding sequence ATGGTTAAGAGAATTTATCTATCACCTCCTACGTATTATTTTAACGACAGCTTTAAATTATCAAAGGGCGAGCTATCTTATTCAGATATTTATGAGGATGTGAATTCTTTTGAGAAGAGCGTGAAAGAATACCTAGAAACTGATAAGCTATGTTTGGCTTTAAATTCGGGAACATCTGCGATTCATATTGCTTTAATCTTGGCTGGTGTTACTTCGGGAGATTACGTTTTATGTCAATCACACACGTTTATTGCATGCGCTAACGCTATTAGATACCAAGGAGCAATCCCTGTATTTATAGATAGCGAAAAAGTTACGTGGAATATAGATAAGCAGTATCTTGAGAACGCTGTAAAAGATTTAAACTCAAAAAACATTTCTCCAAAAGTACTTATTGCTACGAGTCTATATGGAATGCCTTTTGAGTTTGATGACGTTTACGCTTTCGCGAAAGATAATGACATAAAAGTTATTGAAGATAGTGCGGAAGCTTTAGGTAGCTCTTACAAAAATAGAAAATGCGGCACTCTAGCTGATTACGGTATCTTATCTTTTAATTATAATAAAATCATCACTTCTGGAGGTGGTGGTATTTTAGTTTGTAAAAACGAGGAAGATTATTTTAGAGGATTAAAAATAGCGACTCAAGCAAAAGATGTATCGGAACATTATCACCATTCTGAGATAGGTTACAATTATAGAATGGGGCATTTAAATGCAAAAATAGGTGTTGCCCAAATGGATGTTTTAGAACAACATATCAAGTCGAGACGACAACTTAATATTTGGTATAGAGATTTATTTAAAAACATAGAAGGTGTAGAGCTTCATTCCGAAAAGTCCAATAGTTACATTTCCAATCATTGGCTCAGCGTCATATTAGTTGATCCATTAAAGTCGGGTGGAATTACCAAAGAAAACCTAAGAATTGCTTTAGAAAAAAATAATATAGAGTCTAGACCACTTTGGAAACCAATGCACTTACAGCCTTTATACAATTATTACCCTTACTATGGAGAAGATGTTTCAGAAAATTTATTTCTGAAAGGTCTATGTCTTCCTTCTGGCTCTTTGCTTAAATATGAAGATAAAAAGAGGATAGAAAATGTTATCTTTAACGTTTTCAATTAA
- a CDS encoding MraY family glycosyltransferase: MLYIIVLVLLILSSIGYLKIADRFNIIDKPNHRSSHTQITIRGGGVLFYIGLLIFFISSGFEYPYLFLGVSLIAGLSFVDDLKPLPPGLRLPFQFMAAVLVLVEIGQVFPLLGMSLLLIVAVGFINAFNFMDGINGITGFYTLAVFGFLSYFNTFIEEFIHPDLLFFIVISVLVFGFYNFRKKALFFAGDVGSISLAVIFLFVVLRFYNHFKAPVTILLVSVYGADSVMTIIRRIFMKEKITEAHRHHLYQLFVDSQKHSHMATSFYYFIIQLTMCVVVCFSYKSSVELQIVISIASLLILAAIYLLLVRYFLNLRRTPITDG; the protein is encoded by the coding sequence ATGCTGTATATTATTGTTTTGGTGTTATTGATTTTATCTTCTATTGGTTATTTAAAAATCGCTGATAGGTTTAATATCATAGATAAGCCCAACCACAGGAGTTCACATACACAAATTACGATACGAGGAGGAGGTGTTTTATTTTACATCGGACTGCTAATTTTCTTTATTAGTAGTGGTTTTGAATATCCATATCTTTTTTTAGGAGTTAGCTTAATTGCCGGATTGAGTTTTGTGGATGATTTAAAACCTTTGCCGCCTGGGTTAAGATTACCATTTCAATTTATGGCAGCTGTTTTAGTTCTTGTGGAAATAGGACAAGTGTTTCCGTTACTAGGTATGTCACTTCTTTTGATAGTAGCGGTAGGTTTTATCAACGCCTTTAACTTTATGGACGGCATTAATGGGATTACAGGTTTTTATACCCTAGCAGTCTTTGGCTTTTTGAGTTATTTCAATACTTTTATAGAAGAATTTATTCACCCAGATTTACTTTTTTTTATAGTAATCTCCGTTCTGGTTTTTGGTTTTTATAACTTTAGGAAAAAAGCACTGTTTTTTGCTGGAGATGTAGGTAGTATTTCACTGGCGGTTATTTTTTTATTTGTTGTGCTTCGCTTTTATAATCATTTTAAAGCACCTGTCACAATTCTTCTAGTTTCTGTTTATGGAGCAGATAGTGTCATGACCATCATACGACGTATTTTTATGAAAGAAAAAATCACAGAAGCGCATAGGCATCACTTGTATCAGTTATTTGTAGATTCTCAAAAGCACAGCCATATGGCAACGTCCTTTTATTATTTTATAATACAACTAACTATGTGTGTGGTCGTATGTTTTTCATATAAATCAAGTGTGGAACTCCAAATTGTAATTTCAATAGCCTCTTTATTAATTCTTGCGGCAATCTATCTCTTGCTGGTACGTTATTTCCTTAACTTACGCAGAACCCCAATTACAGATGGTTAA
- a CDS encoding polysaccharide biosynthesis/export family protein yields MYLRFSYNYLLVVILSFLFSSCISKKEVLYFQDIERLESQSQNFNYNTIIRPNDLLSITVSSQDPESVAIFNPVAGASGALRTTNERLGTYLVDRNGNIEFPYLGTINIGNKTRIEAVSKLREGISQFAKEAVINLRILNFTVSVLGEVQRPGTFTVPDERITVLEALGLAGDMTIFGERKTVKVIREENGIKTYGELDFTSIDVVNSPFYYLQQNDVIVVSPNNAQVQSGAFNRNSTIFISIAGIIISVLTIVTR; encoded by the coding sequence ATGTATTTAAGATTTTCATATAATTATTTACTAGTAGTTATATTATCATTTTTATTTTCTTCGTGTATTTCAAAAAAAGAGGTGCTTTACTTTCAAGATATAGAACGGTTGGAGAGTCAATCTCAAAATTTTAATTACAACACTATTATCAGGCCGAATGATCTTCTATCGATTACGGTTTCCTCTCAAGACCCAGAATCTGTCGCAATCTTTAATCCAGTCGCTGGAGCTAGTGGAGCGTTAAGGACTACAAACGAAAGGTTGGGTACCTATTTAGTAGATAGAAATGGAAACATTGAATTTCCCTATTTAGGTACTATAAATATTGGTAATAAAACTAGAATAGAGGCGGTATCAAAATTGAGAGAAGGGATAAGTCAGTTTGCAAAAGAAGCGGTTATAAATCTTAGAATTTTGAATTTTACTGTATCTGTGTTAGGTGAAGTACAGAGACCAGGTACTTTCACAGTACCTGATGAAAGAATAACTGTTCTTGAAGCTTTAGGATTAGCAGGAGATATGACAATCTTTGGAGAACGTAAAACTGTAAAAGTGATAAGAGAAGAAAATGGCATTAAAACCTATGGAGAACTAGATTTTACTTCTATAGATGTTGTGAATTCTCCTTTTTATTACTTGCAACAAAATGATGTAATTGTGGTTTCTCCTAATAACGCGCAGGTACAGAGTGGTGCTTTTAATCGAAATTCTACTATTTTCATTTCTATAGCTGGAATTATAATTTCAGTTTTAACTATTGTCACAAGATAA
- a CDS encoding GumC family protein, translating into MNQKLKEEEGLNLKEILRPYFRHWPWFILSAFIFILGAMLYLRYSSYVYKSKATILIKDEGKGGLSELAAFGDLGLGGAGLSKSDFENEIEIIKSKRLVSRVVKDHNLNVRYFKEGNVKSSEIFNDGPFSLKLISFSGDSISKFFHSVSIEPLSATTFNLVSLESNVNKTFNYGEIIILDFGSIVVTAEQGNEFVKGSQVIVTISDFDTAVNNLKQNLRIQPVNKNSSVIELEYNSSAPKKSETILDGLVDAYNNDAIEDKNLISANTARFIDNRLEIITRELDSVETKNVNFRENEKVTDIATEGQIFLESANELQRKQLELNTKIGLAQSIQDYLNSGKTSELLPSNLGISDEGISNSIEKYNELILEKQRLLKSATVNNPVVIAVNDQISQLEENIKQSLGRATRSLEIEANDLIKQRGNLGGKIAAIPSLTKAARDIMRQQEIKEALYLYLLQKREETAISLAVTTPKAKIVDRAYTAIEPISPKPNIIYLASLILGLLVPFVFIYVKKLFDTKIHNRVDVEKELPLVPILGEVPTIDSKESETITSNDRSVLAEAFRILRTNLSYFINSKHKEGKNLIYVTSTIKGEGKTFVSYNLALTLASTGKSVLLVGADIRNPQLHRYIDKNEWTIGLSEYLYDTEVSIDSITNEVMNDKERFDLILSGKIAPNPAELLMNGRFENLVDQVKNKYDYVIIDTAPTLLVTDTLLISQQADMTVYVCRADHTDKNLLQYPKELIDEGKLKNVAFAINGVKMNNFGYGSKYGYGYGQDAPTFIQRIKNKLGIGN; encoded by the coding sequence ATGAATCAAAAATTAAAAGAAGAAGAGGGTCTTAACTTAAAGGAAATACTTCGACCTTACTTCAGACATTGGCCTTGGTTTATTTTAAGTGCGTTTATATTTATTCTTGGTGCAATGCTATACTTACGTTATAGTAGCTATGTTTATAAAAGTAAGGCAACTATTTTGATAAAGGATGAAGGTAAAGGGGGACTTTCAGAACTTGCTGCATTTGGAGATCTAGGCCTAGGGGGAGCAGGGTTATCAAAATCTGATTTTGAAAATGAAATAGAAATTATAAAATCTAAAAGACTTGTTTCAAGAGTTGTAAAAGACCACAATCTTAATGTGAGATATTTTAAAGAAGGTAATGTAAAGTCTTCTGAAATTTTTAATGATGGACCTTTTAGTTTAAAATTGATAAGCTTTAGTGGTGATTCCATTTCTAAGTTTTTTCATTCTGTTTCAATTGAACCCTTATCTGCAACTACTTTTAATTTAGTTTCTTTAGAAAGCAATGTAAATAAGACATTTAATTATGGAGAAATTATTATTCTTGATTTTGGAAGTATTGTAGTTACTGCCGAACAGGGTAATGAATTTGTTAAAGGTTCACAAGTTATAGTTACAATATCGGATTTTGACACTGCAGTTAACAACTTAAAACAAAATTTACGTATCCAACCTGTAAACAAAAATAGTAGTGTTATAGAGCTTGAATATAATTCTTCTGCGCCAAAAAAATCAGAAACTATTCTAGACGGTTTAGTAGATGCTTATAATAATGATGCGATAGAAGATAAAAATTTAATATCGGCAAACACTGCGAGGTTCATAGATAATCGTCTAGAAATAATTACTAGAGAATTAGACTCTGTCGAGACCAAAAATGTAAATTTTCGTGAAAATGAAAAAGTTACAGATATTGCGACAGAGGGGCAAATATTTTTAGAAAGCGCAAATGAACTTCAGCGAAAACAACTAGAACTTAATACGAAAATTGGTTTAGCACAATCCATACAGGATTATTTGAATTCTGGAAAAACAAGCGAATTGCTCCCATCCAACCTAGGAATATCCGATGAGGGAATTAGTAATTCAATTGAAAAGTATAATGAATTGATTTTAGAAAAGCAGCGGCTATTGAAGAGCGCTACTGTAAATAACCCTGTAGTGATTGCTGTTAATGATCAAATATCTCAACTTGAAGAAAACATTAAACAAAGCCTTGGTAGAGCTACTCGTTCTCTTGAAATCGAAGCAAATGATTTGATAAAACAGCGTGGTAATCTAGGAGGGAAGATAGCTGCTATACCTAGCTTAACAAAAGCTGCAAGAGATATCATGCGCCAGCAAGAAATTAAAGAGGCTTTGTATTTATATCTTCTTCAGAAAAGAGAAGAAACGGCTATTTCACTGGCAGTAACAACGCCAAAAGCTAAAATTGTTGACAGAGCATATACAGCTATTGAACCAATCTCACCTAAACCTAATATTATATACTTAGCTAGTCTAATATTAGGACTTCTTGTTCCATTTGTTTTTATTTATGTGAAAAAATTATTTGACACCAAGATTCATAATCGAGTAGATGTAGAAAAAGAATTGCCTTTAGTACCTATATTGGGAGAAGTTCCTACTATAGATAGTAAAGAAAGTGAAACGATCACCTCTAATGATCGATCTGTTCTCGCAGAAGCTTTTCGAATTTTACGCACTAATTTAAGTTATTTCATAAATTCGAAACATAAAGAGGGTAAAAATTTAATTTATGTTACCTCTACGATTAAAGGGGAGGGTAAAACATTTGTGTCCTATAATTTAGCACTTACATTAGCAAGTACAGGGAAATCAGTTTTGTTAGTGGGTGCAGATATAAGGAACCCCCAGTTGCATCGGTATATTGACAAAAATGAATGGACGATAGGACTTTCAGAATATCTGTATGATACAGAAGTATCTATTGATTCCATCACGAATGAGGTAATGAATGATAAAGAGAGGTTTGATTTGATTTTATCAGGAAAAATTGCACCCAATCCAGCTGAATTATTAATGAACGGGCGTTTCGAAAATTTAGTGGATCAAGTAAAAAATAAGTATGACTATGTGATAATAGACACCGCACCTACTTTATTGGTCACAGACACTTTGTTAATAAGTCAACAGGCTGATATGACAGTGTATGTGTGTCGTGCAGATCATACAGATAAGAACTTATTACAATATCCTAAAGAACTGATAGATGAAGGTAAATTGAAAAATGTAGCCTTTGCTATTAATGGCGTCAAAATGAATAACTTCGGGTATGGAAGTAAGTATGGTTATGGGTATGGTCAAGATGCACCAACATTTATTCAAAGAATCAAAAATAAATTGGGGATTGGAAATTAA
- a CDS encoding glycosyltransferase family 4 protein produces MKNKALKILFVVNVDWFFISHRLCIAQTAIEKGWDVTVAAEDTGRSEEIIQCGVKFINFSFSRSGTNPLKELFTLNEFRKLYKKITPDIVHHITLKPVIYGSLAAKFVKIPAVVNAVSGLGYNFTGDNQGFVAKIMLQLMKIGFKHKNLGFIFQNNDDYSELKSLGVLNEKNKIFFIKGSGVNLKKFNHSPMPTGDRIFILFPVRMLWDKGVAELREATNLLKNKYRNKIQFILAGLADNDNKAGVSSTYLKDWEDGEYVQWIGYQKDMVAVYRSCHIVVLPSYREGMPRTLIEACAIGRPIVTTNAIGCRECVNEGVNGFKVPVKSTIELANAIEELILNPDVMLKMGFASRVKAEKEFDQLSVVRKHFEIYQELYEQ; encoded by the coding sequence ATGAAAAATAAAGCACTGAAAATATTATTTGTAGTTAATGTAGACTGGTTTTTTATCTCTCATCGTCTCTGTATTGCACAGACGGCTATAGAGAAAGGATGGGATGTTACCGTAGCTGCAGAAGATACTGGGCGTTCAGAAGAAATCATTCAATGTGGAGTTAAGTTTATTAATTTTTCATTTTCAAGATCGGGAACTAATCCATTGAAAGAATTATTTACTCTAAATGAATTTAGGAAATTATATAAAAAAATCACACCTGATATAGTGCATCACATCACTTTAAAACCAGTGATATATGGTTCTCTAGCAGCCAAATTTGTTAAAATTCCAGCGGTAGTTAATGCTGTAAGCGGCTTAGGCTATAATTTTACTGGTGATAATCAGGGTTTTGTAGCTAAGATTATGCTTCAACTTATGAAAATAGGTTTTAAGCACAAAAATTTAGGTTTTATTTTTCAGAATAATGATGACTATTCAGAACTTAAAAGCTTAGGGGTTCTAAATGAAAAAAACAAGATTTTTTTTATAAAAGGCTCTGGTGTAAATTTGAAAAAATTTAATCATAGTCCAATGCCTACTGGAGATAGAATTTTTATTTTATTTCCTGTGAGAATGCTATGGGATAAAGGAGTTGCTGAGCTTAGAGAAGCTACAAATTTATTGAAAAATAAATACCGTAACAAAATTCAATTTATATTAGCTGGTCTCGCAGATAATGATAACAAAGCAGGTGTAAGCTCTACTTATCTAAAAGATTGGGAAGATGGCGAATATGTACAATGGATCGGTTATCAAAAGGATATGGTAGCAGTCTATAGAAGTTGTCATATAGTAGTTTTACCATCTTATAGAGAAGGTATGCCCAGAACCTTGATTGAAGCTTGTGCTATAGGCAGGCCAATTGTCACTACAAATGCTATAGGTTGTAGAGAATGTGTGAATGAAGGCGTTAATGGGTTTAAAGTTCCTGTAAAATCAACTATTGAGCTAGCAAATGCAATTGAAGAGTTAATCCTCAATCCAGACGTAATGTTAAAAATGGGTTTTGCTTCAAGAGTTAAGGCCGAGAAAGAATTTGACCAGTTAAGTGTTGTAAGAAAACATTTTGAAATCTATCAAGAACTCTATGAGCAATAA
- a CDS encoding tyrosine-protein phosphatase: protein MFGLFNKKESFIDIWSGTPDIHCHVLPGIDDGAKDTTTSELLLKKYASLGCKKIIATPHTMGGIYDNTPETILNARKSIVDTSGIELSCSSEYMLDDNFDKLLKKNKIIPLKDKYLLVEMSFFQPPENLFEQLFKISTKGYTSIMAHPERYAYYHQNFKKYRDFKAKGIKLQLNVLSLTSHYGESVKQTTYKLLEEGLYDFIGTDTHKIEHLEKIEKITIPKKYAPALSKLCLTTQQVFS from the coding sequence ATGTTTGGATTATTTAATAAAAAGGAGTCGTTTATTGATATTTGGAGTGGTACTCCAGATATACATTGCCATGTGTTACCAGGTATAGACGATGGGGCTAAAGATACAACGACTAGCGAATTATTGCTAAAAAAATACGCGTCATTAGGGTGTAAGAAAATAATCGCAACCCCACATACTATGGGGGGTATTTACGATAATACCCCTGAAACAATTTTGAACGCTCGCAAATCGATAGTAGATACTTCTGGAATAGAACTCTCCTGTTCATCAGAATATATGCTAGACGATAATTTTGATAAATTACTTAAAAAAAATAAAATAATTCCTTTGAAGGATAAGTACTTGCTTGTAGAAATGTCCTTTTTTCAGCCACCAGAAAATCTCTTTGAGCAACTTTTTAAAATTAGCACTAAAGGCTATACTTCAATTATGGCACACCCTGAGAGATACGCCTATTACCATCAGAACTTTAAAAAATACCGAGATTTTAAAGCTAAAGGGATTAAATTACAACTTAATGTCTTGTCTCTTACATCTCATTATGGAGAATCTGTAAAGCAAACAACATATAAGCTACTCGAAGAGGGACTGTATGATTTTATAGGTACAGATACCCACAAGATAGAACATTTAGAAAAAATTGAAAAAATTACCATTCCCAAAAAATATGCGCCAGCTCTTAGTAAACTTTGCCTCACAACACAACAAGTTTTTAGCTAG
- a CDS encoding polysaccharide biosynthesis protein has protein sequence MLKRLLDAINRLFSEENKIDIRNLRYLPRWAVLFIDLLLVVVALVITYILLEGVNIKPLKTLSLIKQASLIIGVNFVFLLAFKTYAGLIRHSSFMDALKLLFATGTTFISLIVVNVISLQIIENKIFLTTGLFLFSLLTFSAQFIFRLAIKQLYESFKLVQKDEELIRAVIVGIDDGAISIAAALDIEHPQRFLVQGFVSKRQNKSLRILGKPVLEIDNSIHNIVKKLNASAIIFAGNTLNAEERFHLVKDCLEHDIKVYNSPLVINWSENTTVTDQLKSLQIEDLLNRDPINLNDKSKSKKIENKIVLVTGGAGSIGSEIARQVANYAPKKLIILDQAESPLHNLSLELCSDFPDLDIEFMICDVANRSRLRKLFEVFKIDLIYHAAAYKHVPLMESNPSEAILTNIYGTKNLADIAVKNKVSHFVMVSTDKAVNPTNVMGATKRAAEMYVQSKYFDSLENSKKKNTKFITTRFGNVLGSNGSVVPLFKKQIENGGPLTITHPDIIRYFMTIPEACQLVLEAGAMGKGGEIFIFDMGAPVRIMDLAEKMIKLAGYSINDEIEIKITGLRPGEKLYEELLSDKSKTLPTHHEKIMISEDVCGDYNIINELTTQIIKASLKNDNSISVAKLKKLVPEFRSNNSEFEILDISSNANITNAELSNKIVQSLEE, from the coding sequence ATGCTCAAACGATTACTAGACGCTATAAATAGATTATTTTCTGAGGAAAATAAAATTGATATAAGGAATTTACGGTATCTTCCAAGATGGGCAGTACTTTTTATAGATCTGTTACTGGTGGTTGTAGCGTTAGTAATCACATACATACTACTAGAAGGGGTAAATATTAAACCCTTAAAAACGCTGAGTCTAATCAAACAAGCAAGTTTAATTATAGGCGTAAACTTTGTTTTTTTATTAGCATTTAAAACCTACGCTGGGTTAATAAGGCATTCTTCTTTTATGGACGCTTTAAAGTTGCTATTTGCCACTGGAACTACCTTTATTTCCTTGATAGTTGTTAATGTTATTTCACTACAAATAATTGAAAATAAGATTTTTTTAACGACAGGCTTATTTTTATTTTCATTACTCACCTTTAGCGCTCAATTTATTTTTAGACTCGCCATTAAACAGCTTTATGAATCTTTTAAGCTCGTTCAAAAAGATGAAGAGCTTATAAGAGCAGTTATTGTGGGAATAGATGATGGCGCTATATCTATAGCTGCTGCTCTTGACATAGAACATCCTCAAAGGTTTTTAGTACAGGGTTTTGTATCTAAGCGGCAAAATAAAAGCTTACGAATTTTAGGTAAGCCAGTCTTAGAAATAGACAATAGCATACATAATATCGTTAAAAAACTCAATGCCAGTGCAATTATATTTGCTGGAAACACCTTGAATGCAGAAGAGAGATTTCATCTTGTAAAAGATTGCTTAGAGCATGATATAAAAGTTTACAACTCTCCATTAGTTATAAATTGGAGTGAAAATACTACTGTCACTGACCAGCTTAAGTCATTACAAATTGAGGACCTTTTAAATAGAGATCCTATCAATCTTAATGATAAAAGTAAGTCAAAAAAAATTGAGAATAAAATAGTATTAGTTACAGGTGGTGCAGGTTCTATAGGAAGTGAAATTGCTAGACAAGTTGCTAATTATGCGCCTAAAAAACTTATAATACTAGATCAAGCGGAATCACCATTGCACAACTTAAGCTTAGAGCTTTGCTCAGACTTTCCTGACTTAGACATTGAATTTATGATTTGTGATGTTGCAAATCGTAGTAGATTGAGAAAACTTTTTGAAGTTTTCAAAATTGATCTTATATATCACGCAGCTGCTTACAAGCACGTACCTTTAATGGAGAGTAATCCATCTGAAGCGATACTTACAAATATTTATGGCACAAAAAATCTAGCTGACATCGCTGTAAAGAATAAAGTAAGTCATTTTGTAATGGTAAGTACAGATAAAGCCGTAAATCCTACAAACGTCATGGGAGCTACTAAAAGAGCGGCAGAGATGTATGTACAATCAAAATATTTTGATTCCCTTGAAAATTCAAAGAAAAAAAACACCAAATTTATTACCACAAGGTTTGGAAATGTATTGGGCTCCAATGGCTCTGTGGTACCTCTCTTCAAAAAACAAATAGAAAATGGGGGACCTCTGACTATCACTCATCCAGATATCATTCGTTATTTTATGACCATTCCAGAAGCTTGCCAACTTGTCTTGGAGGCTGGTGCTATGGGAAAAGGTGGTGAGATATTTATATTTGATATGGGAGCGCCTGTAAGAATCATGGATTTGGCTGAGAAAATGATAAAACTTGCAGGGTATTCTATTAATGATGAGATAGAGATAAAAATCACAGGACTTCGTCCAGGTGAAAAACTCTACGAAGAATTGCTAAGTGATAAAAGCAAAACCCTACCGACCCATCACGAAAAAATCATGATAAGCGAGGATGTATGTGGTGACTATAATATTATTAATGAGCTGACCACCCAAATAATAAAAGCATCACTCAAAAATGATAATTCTATCAGCGTTGCCAAGCTGAAAAAATTGGTTCCAGAATTTAGAAGTAATAATTCTGAATTTGAAATATTAGATATTTCTTCTAATGCGAATATAACAAATGCTGAACTGAGTAATAAAATTGTTCAATCTCTAGAAGAGTAG
- a CDS encoding NAD-dependent epimerase/dehydratase family protein — translation MSNKLIISGASGFVGQNLSPFLETKNWNVIPLSRNRENSISLDYNNLTVNDFSSAYAFIHLAGKAHDLKKTSNDKEYYDVNTELTKRLFDLFLESDAKVFIYFSSVKAVADEVQGVLTENHPYKPQTVYGKSKALAEQYLLSKELPENKRLYILRPCMIHGPGNKGNLNLLYQFVLKGIPYPLAAYKNKRSFVSIDTVNMIIKELIVQLPDSGVFNLADDQALSTKELIETIATAIGQKPILLTVNPRMINAIAGIGGVLRLPLNKDRLQKLTESYEVSNKKIKKSLQLTTGWSTREGLIKTIQSFKKS, via the coding sequence ATGAGCAATAAATTAATTATTTCTGGGGCAAGTGGATTTGTAGGACAGAATCTATCACCTTTTCTAGAGACTAAAAATTGGAATGTTATACCGCTTTCGCGAAATCGGGAAAATAGCATTTCTTTAGATTACAATAATCTTACTGTTAATGATTTTAGTAGTGCATATGCATTTATTCATTTGGCAGGAAAAGCACACGATTTAAAAAAAACCTCAAATGATAAAGAATACTATGATGTAAATACAGAACTTACAAAACGACTTTTTGATTTATTTCTAGAGTCTGATGCTAAAGTTTTTATATATTTTAGCTCGGTAAAAGCCGTTGCAGATGAAGTGCAAGGAGTGCTTACAGAAAACCATCCTTATAAACCTCAAACGGTTTATGGTAAATCTAAGGCATTAGCTGAGCAATATTTGTTAAGCAAGGAATTACCAGAAAATAAACGTCTTTACATTCTCAGACCATGCATGATTCATGGCCCTGGTAATAAAGGCAATCTAAATTTATTATATCAATTCGTTTTGAAAGGAATTCCTTATCCACTTGCGGCCTATAAAAATAAAAGGTCTTTTGTGTCTATTGATACCGTAAATATGATTATTAAAGAATTGATAGTTCAGTTGCCTGATTCAGGAGTCTTTAATCTTGCTGACGACCAGGCTCTGTCTACAAAAGAGCTTATAGAAACCATAGCCACTGCAATAGGTCAAAAGCCTATATTACTAACTGTCAACCCTCGGATGATTAACGCGATTGCTGGAATAGGAGGTGTTTTGCGATTGCCATTAAATAAAGACCGATTGCAAAAGCTGACAGAGTCGTATGAAGTGAGTAATAAAAAGATAAAAAAATCTTTACAACTAACTACCGGTTGGAGTACTAGGGAAGGCCTCATTAAAACAATTCAATCATTTAAAAAATCCTAA